A window from Telopea speciosissima isolate NSW1024214 ecotype Mountain lineage chromosome 8, Tspe_v1, whole genome shotgun sequence encodes these proteins:
- the LOC122672121 gene encoding uncharacterized protein LOC122672121 codes for MLSLQSLAVNSFYFGEGSDLTGVPTKMLTVNCSLKMSVYNPATFFGIHVSSTPVNLIYLEITVATGQLTNYYQPRKSHRTVSVTMEGNKVPLYGAGASLAAVSKSSGGVPLRLEFEIQSRGYVVGKLVRTKHHRHISCPVVVDSSMNNPIKFKQDSCTYD; via the exons ATGCTGTCATTGCAGAGCCTAGCTGtaaatagtttctattttggagagGGATCAGACTTAACCGGTGTCCCAACTAAGATGTTGACAGTGAACTGTTCTTTGAAGATGAGTGTATACAATCCTGCTACATTTTTCGGCATTCATGTTAGTTCTACACCTGTTAATCTCATCTATTTGGAGATTACAGTTGCAACTGGCCAG TTGACAAATTACTATCAACCTAGAAAGAGCCACCGCACGGTATCTGTGACCATGGAGGGAAATAAGGTTCCTCTGTATGGAGCAGGGGCAAGCTTAGCAGCAGTCTCCAAAAGTAGTGGTGGAGTTCCATTGAGATTAGAGTTTGAAATCCAATCACGAGGATATGTGGTGGGGAAGCTTGTGAGGACAAAGCACCATAGGCATATTTCTTGCCCAGTAGTCGTAGATTCAAGTATGAACAACCCCATCAAATTCAAACAGGATTCTTGTACATATGACTGA